From Daphnia pulicaria isolate SC F1-1A chromosome 11, SC_F0-13Bv2, whole genome shotgun sequence, the proteins below share one genomic window:
- the LOC124315885 gene encoding uncharacterized protein LOC124315885 isoform X2 — MQQRRVRDYSLSYLLLSSYDTIQLAVGRARIFDIIMAISLPLCLPANLKSMQPYLDMATDYESKDPCISYWCRLYVLKQGFILKRVEDDLSFLLVLMEVLGKNKQNLQSKIEATDIPVARAHLEGVVQNLLSWAENVPPLESLTNVVPKAIESAGMLLDVCSIFGEPSEGKFEKKKEFQSQSTTKKSNIQYQDFGKLSEDPKDRNVWKPKHASKSKEEEGNLDKTVIETMLMTVRGYLNKWTPNPNFYIDFQHSLEKYLRDATQLTTDDVCSWIQKQYVGEVNPAFIRTLVTAVTESSIEGRGTDSKLNCTVLKNRTEVLRRYVDNIADRELQLLYAVQTLVTQRQHPKGLIQGIFETLYDSNVVSEEGFESWVSADDPLEREGKAVALKMITSFLTWLKDADPESDQEADDFWDISGELQNNETKKNLTSTAMDEGEKLTTQSPKNAIEPERRKIYDRLFLLELRNHPLSLKRPEGLPSLEIVRNKFFGRQIRTGNQHMPRPPMAGGTINPNRPPNAPQALPYPGMNKPLLFVIGDQFSKQSPYLSYPANPPASYPQSGNLPTGNVSFQQPRAAQQTYGYRQTPPYPTFPMQSTPAVFYQQQQPQPQQPQQQQQPQQPQQVPVTTPTKAQPRESSGSSRRARSSALRLVDPNTNRDVLTGEEVLVSTSVVVTPTTSTPPELVFSPK, encoded by the exons ATGCAACAGCGACGTGTGAGAGATTATTCcttatcttatcttttatTATCCAG ttacgaTACGATTCAGCTCGCTGTAGGTCGCGCCAGGATTTTTGATATAATCATGGCTATTTCTTTGCCACTTTGTTTGCCCGCAAACTTGAAAAGTATGCAACCGTATCTGGATATGGCCACTGATTATGAATCCAAGGATCCGTGCATTAGTTACTGGT GCCGACTGTATGTTCTAAAACAAGGATTTATCCTGAAAAGAGTAGAAGATGATCTCTCATTTTTGCTCGTTTTGATGGAAGTTTTGggaaagaacaaacaaaatttgcaATCTAAAATAGAG GCTACTGATATACCTGTTGCTCGAGCTCACCTTGAAGGTGTGGTACAGAATTTGTTAAGCTGGGCAGAAAATGTGCCGCCTTTGGAATCACTAACAAA TGTTGTTCCTAAGGCAATCGAGTCTGCTGGAATGCTGCTGGATGTATGCTCTATATTTGGAGAGCCAAGTGAAGGgaaatttgagaaaaaaaa GGAATTCCAATCACAgtcgacaacaaaaaaatcaaacattcaGTACCAAGATTTCGGAAAGTTATCTGAAGATCCCAAAGATCGTAACGTTTGGAAACCCAAGCACGCTTCAAAATCGAAGGAAGAGGAAGGAAATTTGGATAAAACCGTCATTGAG ACAATGCTTATGACCGTACGAGGATACTTGAATAAATGGACTCCGAACCCGAACTTTTACATCGATTTTCAGCACAGTCTGGAGAAGTATTTGAGAGACGCGACCCAATTGACTACAGATGACGTCTGTAGCTGGATTCAG AAACAATATGTTGGTGAAGTGAATCCCGCTTTCATTCGTACCTTGGTCACCGCAGTAACCGAGAGTTCTATTGAAG GACGTGGTACAGACAGTAAACTGAACTGCACTGTTTTGAAAAATCGGACGGAGGTGTTGAGGCGGTACGTTGACAACATTGCTGATCGTGAGCTTCAACTGCTTTACGCAGTTCAGACTTTAGTTACCCAGCGACAACACCCCAAAG gTTTAATTCAAGGCATCTTCGAGACCCTCTATGACAGTAACGTCGTTTCTGAAGAGGGCTTTGAGTCGTGGGTGTCTGCCGACGATCCTTTGGAACGTGAAGGCAAAGCTGTGGCACTCAAGATGATCACATCTTTTCTGACGTGGCTGAAGGATGCTGACCCTGAAAGCGATCAAGAGGCGGATGATTTTTGGGACATTTCCGGAGAACTCCAAAATAATGAG acgaagaagaatttgACATCTACTGCAATGGATGAGGGGGAAAAGCTGACGACACAGTCACCAAAAAATGCCATTGAACCAG AAAGGAGAAAGATCTATGACCGGCTCTTCCTTTTAGAACTACGAAACCATCCATTGTCACTGAAAAGACCGGAAGGTCTGCCCAGTTTGGAAATTGTTCGAAATAAG TTTTTTGGTCGTCAGATACGTACGGGAAATCAGCACATGCCTAGACCCCCTATGGCAGGAGGTACCATTAATCCGAATCGCCCACCTAATGCTCCTCAGGCCTTACCTTACCCTGGGATGAAT AAACCCTTACTTTTCGTCATTGGAGATCAATTCAGCAAGCAA TCGCCCTATTTATCGTACCCGGCGAATCCTCCAGCGTCTTATCCGCAATCAGGGAACCTGCCTACCGGAAATGTGTCG TTCCAGCAACCGCGAGCAGCTCAGCAAACGTATGGTTACAGACAGACGCCCCCATACCCGACTTTTCCTATGCAGAGTACTCCAG CTGTCTTttaccagcaacagcagcctcAACCCCAGcaacctcaacaacaacaacaaccccaacaGCCTCAGCAAGTCCCTGTCACTACACCAACGAAGGCACAACCGCGTGAAAGTTCTGGATCATCACGGAGGGCAAGGTCAAGTGCCTTGCGTCTTGTTGACCCCAATACTAATAGGGACGTCTTAACCGGTGAGGAAGTGTTGGTCAGTACGTCAGTTGTGGTTACTCCAACCACTTCTACGCCTCCTGAATTAGTTTTCTCGCCAAAATAA
- the LOC124315937 gene encoding transmembrane protein 107-like — protein MVPGAGKQIECLFYKMVLRGVYSVVIPTRFLTLLAHFFILVCLLWDKEENLRLCLLKYDAEYAGYFHNEYVISLALSLTSVAFEFFGFLCGISMFSELHSLLSIVCHTVAAFMWSISYIEQWDCSSPYSWYLLIFCSVLPLTSEFAVFIGFIRRANLR, from the exons ATGGTTCCCGGTGcgggaaaacaaatagaatgCTTGTTTTATAAAATGGTTTTAAGAGGTGTGTATTCAGTTGTTATTCCGACGAGATTTCTTACTTTATTAGCTCACTTCTTTATTCTTGTGTGTCTTCTTTGGGATAAA GAAGAAAACTTACGTCTTTGTTTGCTCAAGTATGACGCGGAGTATGCCGGCTACTTCCATAATga GTATGTAATTAGCTTAGCGTTAAGCTTGACCTCCGTGGCATTCGAATTCTTTGGGTTCCTGTGTGGCATTTCTATGTTCTCCGAACTTCATAGCCTcctat CGATTGTATGCCACACAGTTGCTGCCTTCATGTGGTCGATTTCTTACATTGAGCAATGGGATTGTTCTTCACCGTACAGCTGGTACCTTTTAATTTTCTGTTCGGTCCTTCCATTGACATCAGAATTTGCCGTGTTCATAGGTTTTATACGTCGTGCTAATTTACGCTAA
- the LOC124315924 gene encoding vacuolar protein sorting-associated protein VTA1 homolog, translating into MAPPSLPALPSNLKSIQHYLKIAMDYETRDPPISYWCRLHALQTGLNIKKDKEDLSFLLALMDWLEKTKQEMKVHETVSDEIVAQAHMENVAVKLFNWADTEDRHKHYNKNVVKAFYSAGMLFDVCAVFGELNEDVAQQKKYAKWRAAHLHNCLNSGEEPSEPAPKPDDQVINDSDNLEYGFSSDVKPAEPAGHSYAHDVVRPSISVQPKPVTPPSSVPTYVQESSSVLVTPEQIVQAQKHCKYASSALTYEDVPTAIDNLQKALRVLQAGQQS; encoded by the exons ATGGCTCCTCCGTCTTTACCTGCTTTACCTTCTAACCTAAAAAGCATTCAACATTATCTTAAAATTGCCATGGATTACGAAACAAGAGATCCTCCTATTAGTTACTGGT GTCGATTACATGCTCTTCAAACAGGacttaatattaaaaaagataaagaagactTGTCATTTTTACTTGCTCTGATGGATTggttggaaaaaacaaaacaggaaatGAAAGTCCATGAG acTGTCTCGGATGAAATTGTCGCCCAAGCTCATATGGAAAATGTTGCTGTCAAGTTATTCAATTGGGCAGATACTGAAGATCGCCACAAACATTACAACAA AAATGTTGTCAAAGCCTTCTACTCTGCTGGGATGTTGTTTGATGTATGTGCTGTTTTTGGTGAACTAAATGAAGATGTGGCTCAGCAGAAGAA GTATGCTAAATGGCGTGCAGCACATCTACACAATTGCTTGAATTCTGGGGAAGAACCATCAGAGCCAGCACCAAAGCCAGATGACCAAGTGATAAATGATTCAGACAACCTGGAGTATGGATTTTCATCAGACGTGAAACCAGCA GAACCAGCTGGTCATTCCTATGCCCACGATGTCGTTCGACCATCAATTAGCGTTCAACCGAAACCAGTGACTCCACCTTCATCAGTTCCCACATACGTTCAAGAGAGTAGCAGCGTTCTAGTCACACCCGAACAAATAGTTCAAGCGCAAAAACATTGCAAATACGCGTCTAGTGCTTTAACTTATGAAGATGTGCCTACTGCTATCGATAATTTGCAGAAAGCACTTCGTGTTCTTCAAGCGGGTCAGCAGTCCTAG
- the LOC124315905 gene encoding uncharacterized protein LOC124315905 isoform X3: MGRVMCGLGSGAGAALLAEICRTTSPRERTSILSVCSGLRQVGLLIGPGFQIILEYFDFSLFGGALVVRPFNAPGLFMTVLWVLFLLFVLAFYQNLDVEYHYEVLRKEHEGLEIAGHSIELSTSRENLLSASYERPSIAARRWYFIEENFDKETVPEPVTFATYIDEFLHDDTVVLFGMTTILFFGQVSIETIIPPLLSKLFDFTGFQTSLVYMVAGVFSIAIYVLVSLTTRWTTDTYLVLFGWLMHILGFTWCLIWLPRIEPGDKDMMPILLTGFMFLYVGFPVAAVGSTSLLSKCVSLRVQGIAQGFRRLATFSGLIIGPIWGGATLHQPYLQMSVPLLLLILLGIMFSFSFKKIRNEEQLALTHSK, encoded by the exons ATGGGGCGTGTCATGTGCG GATTGGGTAGTGGGGCGGGAGCAGCTCTACTGGCAGAAATATGTCGGACAACTTCACCTAGAGAAAGAACTTCAATTTTATCTGTTTGTAGTGGTCTTCGACAAGTCGGACTACTGATTG GTCCTGGATTTCAGATCATTCTAGAGTATTTTGACTTTAGCTTGTTTGGTGGTGCCCTGGTAGTACGTCCGTTTAACGCGCCTGGCCTTTTCATGACCGTTTTGTGGGTTcttttcctcctcttcgtTTTGGCTTTCTATCAGAACCTTGATGTAGAATACCATTACGAAGTTTTAAGAAAAGAACATGAGGGTTTAGAAATAGCTGGCCATTCCATAGAATTGAGCACTAGCCGAGAAAACCTTCTATCAGCAAGCTATGAGCGGCCAAGCATAGCGGCTCGTCGTTGGtattttattgaagaaaattttGACAAAGAAACCGTTCCCGAACCTGTCACATTTGCAACTTATATTGACG AATTTCTTCACGACGACACTGTCGTGTTATTTGGCATGACAACGATCTTGTTCTTTGGTCAGGTTTCCATAGAG ACCATAATTCCGCCCCTATTGTcaaaactttttgattttactGGCTTTCAAACAAGCTTAGTTTACATG GTTGCAGGAGTTTTCTCCATCGCGATCTACGTGTTAGTTTCCTTGACTACAAGATGGACCACCGATACTTATCTCGTATTATTCGGCTGGTTGATGCATATTCTGGGCTTCACGTGGTGTCTCATTTGGTTACCTAGAATAGAACCtg GAGATAAGGACATGATGCCTATCCTTCTGACTGGGTTTATGTTTCTGTACGTTGGGTTTCCCGTTGCTGCCGTTGGTTCCACATCTCTTCTGTCCAAATGCGTTTCCCTTCGTGTTCAAG GTATTGCACAAGGATTCCGTCGACTTGCTACCTTTTCTGGATTAATTATCGGTCCGATATGGGGAGGAGCCACCCTGCATCAACCCTACTTGCAAATGTCTGTTCCACTACTACTGCTGATTTTATTAGGA atcatgttttctttttcattcaagaAGATCAGAAATGAAGAACAACTAGCTTTAACACATAGtaaataa
- the LOC124315905 gene encoding uncharacterized protein LOC124315905 isoform X2, which produces MILGNMMYLVGGSVIYVIMGRVMCGLGSGAGAALLAEICRTTSPRERTSILSVCSGLRQVGLLIGPGFQIILEYFDFSLFGGALVVRPFNAPGLFMTVLWVLFLLFVLAFYQNLDVEYHYEVLRKEHEGLEIAGHSIELSTSRENLLSASYERPSIAARRWYFIEENFDKETVPEPVTFATYIDEFLHDDTVVLFGMTTILFFGQVSIETIIPPLLSKLFDFTGFQTSLVYMVAGVFSIAIYVLVSLTTRWTTDTYLVLFGWLMHILGFTWCLIWLPRIEPGDKDMMPILLTGFMFLYVGFPVAAVGSTSLLSKCVSLRVQGIAQGFRRLATFSGLIIGPIWGGATLHQPYLQMSVPLLLLILLGIMFSFSFKKIRNEEQLALTHSK; this is translated from the exons ATGATTCTTGGAAACATGATGTATCTTGTTGGTGGATCAGTGATTTATGTGATCATGGGGCGTGTCATGTGCG GATTGGGTAGTGGGGCGGGAGCAGCTCTACTGGCAGAAATATGTCGGACAACTTCACCTAGAGAAAGAACTTCAATTTTATCTGTTTGTAGTGGTCTTCGACAAGTCGGACTACTGATTG GTCCTGGATTTCAGATCATTCTAGAGTATTTTGACTTTAGCTTGTTTGGTGGTGCCCTGGTAGTACGTCCGTTTAACGCGCCTGGCCTTTTCATGACCGTTTTGTGGGTTcttttcctcctcttcgtTTTGGCTTTCTATCAGAACCTTGATGTAGAATACCATTACGAAGTTTTAAGAAAAGAACATGAGGGTTTAGAAATAGCTGGCCATTCCATAGAATTGAGCACTAGCCGAGAAAACCTTCTATCAGCAAGCTATGAGCGGCCAAGCATAGCGGCTCGTCGTTGGtattttattgaagaaaattttGACAAAGAAACCGTTCCCGAACCTGTCACATTTGCAACTTATATTGACG AATTTCTTCACGACGACACTGTCGTGTTATTTGGCATGACAACGATCTTGTTCTTTGGTCAGGTTTCCATAGAG ACCATAATTCCGCCCCTATTGTcaaaactttttgattttactGGCTTTCAAACAAGCTTAGTTTACATG GTTGCAGGAGTTTTCTCCATCGCGATCTACGTGTTAGTTTCCTTGACTACAAGATGGACCACCGATACTTATCTCGTATTATTCGGCTGGTTGATGCATATTCTGGGCTTCACGTGGTGTCTCATTTGGTTACCTAGAATAGAACCtg GAGATAAGGACATGATGCCTATCCTTCTGACTGGGTTTATGTTTCTGTACGTTGGGTTTCCCGTTGCTGCCGTTGGTTCCACATCTCTTCTGTCCAAATGCGTTTCCCTTCGTGTTCAAG GTATTGCACAAGGATTCCGTCGACTTGCTACCTTTTCTGGATTAATTATCGGTCCGATATGGGGAGGAGCCACCCTGCATCAACCCTACTTGCAAATGTCTGTTCCACTACTACTGCTGATTTTATTAGGA atcatgttttctttttcattcaagaAGATCAGAAATGAAGAACAACTAGCTTTAACACATAGtaaataa
- the LOC124315905 gene encoding uncharacterized protein LOC124315905 isoform X1, which yields MQFWTKRVLAFATVASYLFLSGLENAIILPTAWQYLTFLGAKQEYLLGITVSGFSASAAIAGLVGGRLADSYPTKSKVIVIVVVLAMILGNMMYLVGGSVIYVIMGRVMCGLGSGAGAALLAEICRTTSPRERTSILSVCSGLRQVGLLIGPGFQIILEYFDFSLFGGALVVRPFNAPGLFMTVLWVLFLLFVLAFYQNLDVEYHYEVLRKEHEGLEIAGHSIELSTSRENLLSASYERPSIAARRWYFIEENFDKETVPEPVTFATYIDEFLHDDTVVLFGMTTILFFGQVSIETIIPPLLSKLFDFTGFQTSLVYMVAGVFSIAIYVLVSLTTRWTTDTYLVLFGWLMHILGFTWCLIWLPRIEPGDKDMMPILLTGFMFLYVGFPVAAVGSTSLLSKCVSLRVQGIAQGFRRLATFSGLIIGPIWGGATLHQPYLQMSVPLLLLILLGIMFSFSFKKIRNEEQLALTHSK from the exons ATGCAATTTTGGACGAAACGTGTGTTAGCCTTTGCTACTGTCGCAAGCTACTTGTTTTTAAGTGGATTAGAAAACG CCATCATTTTACCAACAGCATGGCAGTATTTGACGTTTTTAGGAGCGAAACAAGAATATCTGTTGGGGATCACTGTTTCAG GTTTTAGTGCTTCTGCTGCCATCGCCGGATTAGTCGGAGGACGACTGGCCGACTCTTATCCGACGAAATCAAAGGTTatcgttattgttgttgttttagccATGATTCTTGGAAACATGATGTATCTTGTTGGTGGATCAGTGATTTATGTGATCATGGGGCGTGTCATGTGCG GATTGGGTAGTGGGGCGGGAGCAGCTCTACTGGCAGAAATATGTCGGACAACTTCACCTAGAGAAAGAACTTCAATTTTATCTGTTTGTAGTGGTCTTCGACAAGTCGGACTACTGATTG GTCCTGGATTTCAGATCATTCTAGAGTATTTTGACTTTAGCTTGTTTGGTGGTGCCCTGGTAGTACGTCCGTTTAACGCGCCTGGCCTTTTCATGACCGTTTTGTGGGTTcttttcctcctcttcgtTTTGGCTTTCTATCAGAACCTTGATGTAGAATACCATTACGAAGTTTTAAGAAAAGAACATGAGGGTTTAGAAATAGCTGGCCATTCCATAGAATTGAGCACTAGCCGAGAAAACCTTCTATCAGCAAGCTATGAGCGGCCAAGCATAGCGGCTCGTCGTTGGtattttattgaagaaaattttGACAAAGAAACCGTTCCCGAACCTGTCACATTTGCAACTTATATTGACG AATTTCTTCACGACGACACTGTCGTGTTATTTGGCATGACAACGATCTTGTTCTTTGGTCAGGTTTCCATAGAG ACCATAATTCCGCCCCTATTGTcaaaactttttgattttactGGCTTTCAAACAAGCTTAGTTTACATG GTTGCAGGAGTTTTCTCCATCGCGATCTACGTGTTAGTTTCCTTGACTACAAGATGGACCACCGATACTTATCTCGTATTATTCGGCTGGTTGATGCATATTCTGGGCTTCACGTGGTGTCTCATTTGGTTACCTAGAATAGAACCtg GAGATAAGGACATGATGCCTATCCTTCTGACTGGGTTTATGTTTCTGTACGTTGGGTTTCCCGTTGCTGCCGTTGGTTCCACATCTCTTCTGTCCAAATGCGTTTCCCTTCGTGTTCAAG GTATTGCACAAGGATTCCGTCGACTTGCTACCTTTTCTGGATTAATTATCGGTCCGATATGGGGAGGAGCCACCCTGCATCAACCCTACTTGCAAATGTCTGTTCCACTACTACTGCTGATTTTATTAGGA atcatgttttctttttcattcaagaAGATCAGAAATGAAGAACAACTAGCTTTAACACATAGtaaataa
- the LOC124315920 gene encoding RNA transcription, translation and transport factor protein-like: MFKRKLQALGFPNPDTLNTADEKQFRSTIVWLEDQKVRRYKIEDRESLRNTTAEQWNQAFEQYLKDLDCPFANGSRPEIVDWLLGLAVQFEFNEKPESYTSSPKIQQQTSQQSNPLDNLDFESEDFKVGVVELANLLQVPRHPDHLMTLEGICNVIQEKLSQDALKDALKTKNPGNPVQFENISFGLDIKSPNVSSAANVLRYLFIHDLRDLQTKINECLVCVQALTANPKTDTKLGKVGF, translated from the exons atgtttaagcGAAAATTACAAGCGTTGGGTTTTCCTAATCCCGATACCTTGAATACTGCAG ACGAGAAGCAGTTTCGAAGCACTATTGTTTGGCTGGAAGATCAAAAAGTACGCCGCTACAAGATTGAAGATAGGGAATCTCTAAGGAATACAACTGCTGAACAGTGGAACCAAGCTTTTGAACAATATTTGAAGGATCTGGATTGCCCTTTTGCCAATGGTTCTAGGCCGGAAATTGTAGACTGGCTTCTTGGGCTGGCAGTGCAATTTGAGTTCAATGAGAAACCCGAAAGCTACACTTCAAGTCCTAAGATTCAGCAACAAACTTCTCAGCAATCAAATCCACTTGACAACTTGGATT TTGAAAGTGAAGATTTCAAAGTTGGGGTTGTTGAATTGGCTAAtcttcttcaagttccaaGACATCCAGATCATCTAATGACATTAGAAGGAATTTGCAATGTAATCCAAGAAAAGTTAAGTCAAGATGCATTGAAAGACGCCTTGAAGACCAAGAATCCAGGAAACCCTgttcaatttgaaaacatCAGCTTTGGCTTGGACATAAAATCCCCCAATGTAAGCAGTGCTGCAAATGTCCTTcgttatttattcattcatgATCTAAGAGATCTCCAAACCAAAATTAATGAGTGCCTTGTATGTGTTCAAGCTCTCACTGCTAATcccaaaacagacacaaaattgggGAAAGTTGGATTTTGA
- the LOC124315885 gene encoding uncharacterized protein LOC124315885 isoform X1, with protein sequence MQQRRVRDYSLSYLLLSSYDTIQLAVGRARIFDIIMAISLPLCLPANLKSMQPYLDMATDYESKDPCISYWCRLYVLKQGFILKRVEDDLSFLLVLMEVLGKNKQNLQSKIEATDIPVARAHLEGVVQNLLSWAENVPPLESLTNVVPKAIESAGMLLDVCSIFGEPSEGKFEKKKFTDSHQANFHREFQSQSTTKKSNIQYQDFGKLSEDPKDRNVWKPKHASKSKEEEGNLDKTVIETMLMTVRGYLNKWTPNPNFYIDFQHSLEKYLRDATQLTTDDVCSWIQKQYVGEVNPAFIRTLVTAVTESSIEGRGTDSKLNCTVLKNRTEVLRRYVDNIADRELQLLYAVQTLVTQRQHPKGLIQGIFETLYDSNVVSEEGFESWVSADDPLEREGKAVALKMITSFLTWLKDADPESDQEADDFWDISGELQNNETKKNLTSTAMDEGEKLTTQSPKNAIEPERRKIYDRLFLLELRNHPLSLKRPEGLPSLEIVRNKFFGRQIRTGNQHMPRPPMAGGTINPNRPPNAPQALPYPGMNKPLLFVIGDQFSKQSPYLSYPANPPASYPQSGNLPTGNVSFQQPRAAQQTYGYRQTPPYPTFPMQSTPAVFYQQQQPQPQQPQQQQQPQQPQQVPVTTPTKAQPRESSGSSRRARSSALRLVDPNTNRDVLTGEEVLVSTSVVVTPTTSTPPELVFSPK encoded by the exons ATGCAACAGCGACGTGTGAGAGATTATTCcttatcttatcttttatTATCCAG ttacgaTACGATTCAGCTCGCTGTAGGTCGCGCCAGGATTTTTGATATAATCATGGCTATTTCTTTGCCACTTTGTTTGCCCGCAAACTTGAAAAGTATGCAACCGTATCTGGATATGGCCACTGATTATGAATCCAAGGATCCGTGCATTAGTTACTGGT GCCGACTGTATGTTCTAAAACAAGGATTTATCCTGAAAAGAGTAGAAGATGATCTCTCATTTTTGCTCGTTTTGATGGAAGTTTTGggaaagaacaaacaaaatttgcaATCTAAAATAGAG GCTACTGATATACCTGTTGCTCGAGCTCACCTTGAAGGTGTGGTACAGAATTTGTTAAGCTGGGCAGAAAATGTGCCGCCTTTGGAATCACTAACAAA TGTTGTTCCTAAGGCAATCGAGTCTGCTGGAATGCTGCTGGATGTATGCTCTATATTTGGAGAGCCAAGTGAAGGgaaatttgagaaaaaaaa GTTTACCGACTCACATCAAGCAAATTTTCACAGGGAATTCCAATCACAgtcgacaacaaaaaaatcaaacattcaGTACCAAGATTTCGGAAAGTTATCTGAAGATCCCAAAGATCGTAACGTTTGGAAACCCAAGCACGCTTCAAAATCGAAGGAAGAGGAAGGAAATTTGGATAAAACCGTCATTGAG ACAATGCTTATGACCGTACGAGGATACTTGAATAAATGGACTCCGAACCCGAACTTTTACATCGATTTTCAGCACAGTCTGGAGAAGTATTTGAGAGACGCGACCCAATTGACTACAGATGACGTCTGTAGCTGGATTCAG AAACAATATGTTGGTGAAGTGAATCCCGCTTTCATTCGTACCTTGGTCACCGCAGTAACCGAGAGTTCTATTGAAG GACGTGGTACAGACAGTAAACTGAACTGCACTGTTTTGAAAAATCGGACGGAGGTGTTGAGGCGGTACGTTGACAACATTGCTGATCGTGAGCTTCAACTGCTTTACGCAGTTCAGACTTTAGTTACCCAGCGACAACACCCCAAAG gTTTAATTCAAGGCATCTTCGAGACCCTCTATGACAGTAACGTCGTTTCTGAAGAGGGCTTTGAGTCGTGGGTGTCTGCCGACGATCCTTTGGAACGTGAAGGCAAAGCTGTGGCACTCAAGATGATCACATCTTTTCTGACGTGGCTGAAGGATGCTGACCCTGAAAGCGATCAAGAGGCGGATGATTTTTGGGACATTTCCGGAGAACTCCAAAATAATGAG acgaagaagaatttgACATCTACTGCAATGGATGAGGGGGAAAAGCTGACGACACAGTCACCAAAAAATGCCATTGAACCAG AAAGGAGAAAGATCTATGACCGGCTCTTCCTTTTAGAACTACGAAACCATCCATTGTCACTGAAAAGACCGGAAGGTCTGCCCAGTTTGGAAATTGTTCGAAATAAG TTTTTTGGTCGTCAGATACGTACGGGAAATCAGCACATGCCTAGACCCCCTATGGCAGGAGGTACCATTAATCCGAATCGCCCACCTAATGCTCCTCAGGCCTTACCTTACCCTGGGATGAAT AAACCCTTACTTTTCGTCATTGGAGATCAATTCAGCAAGCAA TCGCCCTATTTATCGTACCCGGCGAATCCTCCAGCGTCTTATCCGCAATCAGGGAACCTGCCTACCGGAAATGTGTCG TTCCAGCAACCGCGAGCAGCTCAGCAAACGTATGGTTACAGACAGACGCCCCCATACCCGACTTTTCCTATGCAGAGTACTCCAG CTGTCTTttaccagcaacagcagcctcAACCCCAGcaacctcaacaacaacaacaaccccaacaGCCTCAGCAAGTCCCTGTCACTACACCAACGAAGGCACAACCGCGTGAAAGTTCTGGATCATCACGGAGGGCAAGGTCAAGTGCCTTGCGTCTTGTTGACCCCAATACTAATAGGGACGTCTTAACCGGTGAGGAAGTGTTGGTCAGTACGTCAGTTGTGGTTACTCCAACCACTTCTACGCCTCCTGAATTAGTTTTCTCGCCAAAATAA